A genome region from Oceanococcus sp. HetDA_MAG_MS8 includes the following:
- the ftsL gene encoding cell division protein FtsL, which produces MDWRNMLSLTLVYAAVALSALAVVRMRHEARSAQAALQEAQSTARDLSAEARQLELERAALAAPAVIEARAREQLNMRRPQLNQVVPLEAKP; this is translated from the coding sequence ATGGACTGGCGCAACATGCTGAGCCTGACCTTGGTTTATGCCGCGGTGGCCTTGTCGGCCTTGGCGGTTGTGCGCATGCGTCACGAGGCCCGGTCTGCCCAGGCGGCATTGCAGGAGGCGCAATCCACCGCGCGAGACTTGTCGGCTGAAGCGCGTCAGCTAGAGCTGGAGCGAGCCGCTCTGGCGGCTCCAGCCGTCATCGAAGCGCGTGCTCGCGAGCAGTTAAATATGCGCCGCCCGCAGCTGAATCAGGTAGTGCCCTTGGAGGCTAAGCCATGA